The following coding sequences are from one Geodermatophilus normandii window:
- a CDS encoding ABC transporter permease, translating to MSAATTGTTTGDRTALPSLSAVYRSRAGVELKEFFRQRESVVFTLVFPVLLLVVFGAVLDYDLGSGVTFTQYFVAGVIAAGILGASLQNMAISIATERADGTLKSLYGTPMPRSAYFVGKVVQVLAVTVLIIAILLLVGVVFYDVDLPSGADWPTFAWVTALGAAACTLLGIAVSSLARNGRSASATVTPIALVLQFISGVFFQFSQVPVWMQTVASFFPLKWMAQGLRSVFLPDALAAQEPAGTWELGRVALVLGAWCLAGLVLCVLTFRWQERGTR from the coding sequence GTGAGCGCCGCCACGACAGGGACGACGACGGGGGACCGGACCGCGCTGCCCTCGCTGTCCGCCGTCTACCGATCCCGCGCCGGGGTGGAGCTCAAGGAGTTCTTCCGGCAGCGCGAGTCGGTGGTCTTCACCCTGGTCTTCCCCGTGCTCCTGCTCGTCGTGTTCGGGGCGGTGCTCGACTACGACCTCGGCAGCGGCGTCACCTTCACCCAGTACTTCGTCGCCGGGGTGATCGCCGCGGGCATCCTCGGCGCGAGCCTGCAGAACATGGCGATCTCCATCGCCACCGAGCGCGCCGACGGCACGCTGAAGTCGCTCTACGGCACGCCGATGCCGCGCAGCGCCTACTTCGTCGGCAAGGTCGTGCAGGTCCTCGCCGTCACCGTGCTGATCATCGCGATCCTGCTGCTCGTCGGCGTCGTCTTCTACGACGTGGACCTGCCCTCCGGGGCCGACTGGCCGACCTTCGCCTGGGTCACCGCACTCGGCGCCGCGGCGTGCACGCTGCTGGGCATCGCCGTGTCGAGCCTGGCGCGCAACGGCCGGTCGGCGTCGGCCACCGTCACGCCGATCGCGCTGGTGCTGCAGTTCATCTCCGGCGTCTTCTTCCAGTTCAGCCAGGTGCCGGTCTGGATGCAGACGGTCGCCTCGTTCTTCCCGCTCAAGTGGATGGCGCAGGGGCTGCGCTCGGTGTTCCTGCCCGACGCGCTCGCCGCCCAGGAGCCCGCGGGCACCTGGGAGCTCGGCCGGGTGGCCCTGGTGCTGGGCGCCTGGTGCCTGGCCGGCCTGGTGCTGTGCGTCCTGACCTTCCGCTGGCAGGAGCGCGGCACGCGGTGA
- a CDS encoding BMP family lipoprotein, translating to MRRARKMKAAALLLAGSMALAACASDEPAAGGGGGEGGGTATEELRVGLAYDTGGRGDRSFNDSAYAGASAAVEALDGELQELSPNDDASNRAELLTQLAEQGFNPVIAVGFNYDDVIAEVAPQFPDTTFAQVDGSNEDGAKGDNVTGLVFAEEQGSFLAGVAAALKSESAHIGFVGGVESPLIEKFEAGFVAGAQAVNPQIVIDRQYISPAGDFSGFNDPARGQIVAQGMYDAGADIVYHAAGGSGIGVFQAAASAGKRAIGVDSDQYQTVDDPALQAVIMTSMLKRVDNAVEAFINEFSEGTVEGAADVRYDLEGEGVGLSTSGGYIDDIQQDIDGYAQQIIDGTITVPTTIE from the coding sequence TTGCGCCGAGCGCGGAAGATGAAGGCCGCAGCGCTGCTGCTGGCCGGCAGCATGGCCCTCGCGGCCTGCGCCAGTGACGAGCCCGCCGCCGGCGGCGGCGGGGGCGAGGGTGGCGGCACCGCCACCGAGGAGCTGCGCGTCGGCCTCGCCTACGACACCGGCGGCCGCGGTGACCGGTCGTTCAACGACTCGGCCTACGCCGGTGCGTCGGCGGCCGTCGAGGCCCTCGACGGCGAGCTGCAGGAGCTCAGCCCCAACGACGACGCCTCCAACCGCGCCGAGCTGCTCACCCAGCTGGCCGAGCAGGGCTTCAACCCGGTCATCGCCGTCGGCTTCAACTACGACGACGTCATCGCCGAGGTCGCGCCGCAGTTCCCCGACACCACGTTCGCGCAGGTCGACGGGTCCAACGAGGACGGCGCCAAGGGCGACAACGTCACCGGGCTGGTCTTCGCCGAGGAGCAGGGGTCGTTCCTGGCCGGCGTCGCCGCCGCGCTGAAGAGCGAGAGCGCCCACATCGGCTTCGTCGGCGGCGTGGAGAGCCCGCTGATCGAGAAGTTCGAGGCCGGCTTCGTGGCCGGTGCGCAGGCGGTCAACCCGCAGATCGTCATCGACCGCCAGTACATCTCGCCGGCCGGTGACTTCAGCGGCTTCAACGACCCGGCCCGCGGCCAGATCGTCGCCCAGGGCATGTACGACGCCGGGGCCGACATCGTCTACCACGCGGCCGGTGGCTCGGGCATCGGCGTCTTCCAGGCCGCCGCGAGCGCCGGCAAGCGGGCCATCGGCGTCGACTCCGACCAGTACCAGACGGTCGACGACCCGGCGCTGCAGGCCGTGATCATGACCTCGATGCTCAAGCGGGTCGACAACGCGGTGGAGGCCTTCATCAACGAGTTCTCCGAGGGCACCGTGGAGGGTGCCGCCGACGTCCGCTACGACCTGGAGGGCGAGGGCGTGGGCCTGTCCACGTCGGGCGGCTACATCGACGACATCCAGCAGGACATCGACGGATACGCGCAGCAGATCATCGACGGCACCATCACGGTCCCGACGACGATCGAGTGA
- a CDS encoding ABC transporter ATP-binding protein has product MAPADSPADSPAAGDVPLAVELRGITKRFPGVVANRDIELRVRRGEVHAIVGENGAGKSTLMKTLYGEHRPDEGQVLVDGREVAFRSPADAIAAGIGMVHQHFMLADNFTVLENVVLGSEPTRRGRLDLAEARRRITDISDRYSLGLRPDALVEDLGVGDRQRVEIAKVLYRNARTLILDEPTAVLVPQEVDELFANLAELKREGLTVIFISHKLDEVRRVADSITVIRRGTTVGTADPRTTTAKQLAELMVGAELPTPETRESTVRATPVLQLAGVTVTDVGRRPVVDDVTLTVREGEVVGIAGVEGNGQAELVDAIMGLRPLAAGSVVLGTEDVTGWSTRARREAGVGFIPEDRHRQGMLLDAPLWENRILGHQTRPPAVKGPFIDRRGARADTARIMREYDVRAPGPDTLAVALSGGNQQKLIVGREMSASPRLLIAAHPTRGVDVGAQSVIWELLKDARAEGLGIVLISADLDELIGLSDTLHVMLRGRLVATLDPRRVTPEELGGHMTGARTTAGAA; this is encoded by the coding sequence ATGGCACCAGCGGACTCGCCAGCAGACAGTCCGGCGGCGGGCGACGTCCCCCTCGCCGTCGAGCTGCGCGGGATCACCAAGCGCTTCCCCGGCGTGGTGGCGAACCGGGACATCGAACTGCGGGTCCGTCGTGGCGAGGTGCACGCCATCGTGGGCGAGAACGGCGCCGGCAAGTCGACGCTGATGAAGACGCTCTACGGCGAGCACCGCCCCGACGAGGGCCAGGTCCTCGTCGACGGCCGCGAGGTCGCCTTCCGCAGCCCGGCCGACGCCATCGCGGCGGGCATCGGCATGGTCCACCAGCACTTCATGCTGGCCGACAACTTCACCGTCCTGGAGAACGTCGTCCTCGGCAGCGAGCCCACCCGGCGCGGCCGGCTGGACCTCGCCGAGGCGCGCCGTCGGATCACCGACATCTCCGACCGCTACTCCCTCGGACTGCGGCCCGACGCGCTGGTCGAGGACCTCGGCGTCGGGGACCGGCAGCGGGTCGAGATCGCCAAGGTCCTCTACCGCAACGCGCGGACGCTGATCCTCGACGAGCCGACCGCCGTGCTCGTGCCGCAGGAGGTCGACGAGCTGTTCGCCAACCTCGCCGAGCTCAAGCGCGAGGGCCTGACGGTCATCTTCATCTCGCACAAGCTCGACGAGGTGCGCCGTGTCGCCGACTCGATCACGGTCATCCGGCGCGGCACCACGGTCGGCACGGCCGACCCGAGGACGACGACGGCCAAGCAGCTGGCCGAGCTGATGGTCGGCGCCGAGCTGCCGACCCCGGAGACCCGCGAGTCCACCGTCCGCGCCACGCCCGTGCTGCAGCTGGCCGGCGTCACGGTCACCGACGTGGGGCGGCGCCCCGTGGTGGACGACGTGACGCTCACCGTGCGGGAGGGCGAGGTCGTCGGCATCGCCGGTGTCGAGGGCAACGGCCAGGCCGAGCTCGTCGACGCGATCATGGGGCTGCGCCCGCTGGCTGCCGGGTCGGTCGTCCTCGGGACCGAGGACGTCACCGGGTGGAGCACCCGCGCCCGCCGGGAGGCCGGTGTCGGCTTCATCCCCGAGGACCGGCACCGCCAGGGCATGCTGCTGGACGCGCCGCTCTGGGAGAACCGCATCCTCGGCCACCAGACCCGCCCGCCGGCCGTGAAGGGCCCGTTCATCGACCGCCGCGGCGCCCGGGCCGACACCGCGCGGATCATGCGGGAGTACGACGTCCGCGCCCCCGGTCCGGACACGCTCGCCGTCGCCCTCTCCGGCGGCAACCAGCAGAAGCTCATCGTCGGACGCGAGATGAGCGCTTCACCGCGGCTGCTGATCGCCGCCCACCCGACCCGCGGCGTCGACGTCGGCGCCCAGTCGGTGATCTGGGAGCTGCTCAAGGACGCGCGCGCGGAGGGACTCGGGATCGTGCTCATCTCCGCCGACCTCGACGAGCTCATCGGCCTGTCGGACACGCTGCACGTCATGCTCCGCGGGCGGCTGGTGGCCACCCTCGACCCGCGGCGGGTGACCCCCGAGGAACTCGGCGGGCACATGACCGGCGCGCGGACGACGGCGGGTGCGGCGTGA
- a CDS encoding D-alanyl-D-alanine carboxypeptidase family protein yields the protein MRRRRGALAAVLAALAVLLGGGPAVAAPDPARPTVDLAAPTPTAPLPGGPPQGSGPGGVTVGGEGLDTRGTVVVDGAPPVPDGVVAAGWLVADAGTGDVLAARDPHGRYYPASTLKTLTLLTLAHRLDPALVVEGTAEDEQMEGSRVGMVTGGRYPVSLLFQALVLQSGNDAANALARAFGGTQATVQAMNATALEMGAFDTVAGTPSGLDVAGQSSSPYDLALFFRALAADPLTAGILATPTAEMPGVEGRSTGFQIQNQNPLAGYPGVLGGKTGFTDAARHTFVAAAERGGRRLVVSVMATENVPLRAADQAALLLDWGFGVPPSLGGVGTLVASAADVTPATPSAVPSPAGPADVAAGPPAPSSPASGGPPVLGAVALGAAAVAVVAATLIGRRRAMRPGRRRTRPAPGAPPPGRRGPPAAGPGGSPSTRR from the coding sequence GTGCGGCGACGACGGGGTGCGCTCGCGGCCGTCCTGGCCGCGCTGGCCGTCCTCCTGGGGGGCGGCCCGGCGGTGGCTGCCCCCGACCCCGCGCGGCCGACGGTCGACCTCGCCGCCCCGACCCCGACCGCCCCGCTGCCCGGCGGTCCGCCGCAGGGCTCCGGACCCGGTGGGGTGACCGTGGGGGGCGAGGGCCTGGACACCCGGGGCACGGTCGTCGTCGACGGCGCCCCGCCGGTGCCCGACGGGGTCGTCGCGGCCGGCTGGCTGGTGGCCGACGCCGGCACCGGCGACGTGCTGGCCGCCCGCGACCCGCACGGCCGCTACTACCCGGCCAGCACGCTCAAGACGCTGACGCTGCTCACCCTGGCCCACCGCCTCGACCCCGCGCTGGTCGTCGAGGGCACCGCCGAGGACGAGCAGATGGAGGGCAGCCGGGTCGGGATGGTCACCGGCGGCCGGTATCCGGTGTCGCTGCTGTTCCAGGCGCTGGTGCTGCAGTCGGGCAACGACGCCGCGAACGCGCTCGCCCGGGCCTTCGGCGGCACGCAGGCCACGGTGCAGGCGATGAACGCCACCGCGCTGGAGATGGGCGCCTTCGACACGGTCGCGGGGACGCCGTCGGGTCTCGACGTCGCCGGGCAGTCCTCCTCGCCCTACGACCTCGCGCTGTTCTTCCGCGCGCTGGCCGCCGATCCGCTGACCGCGGGGATCCTGGCCACGCCGACCGCGGAGATGCCCGGTGTCGAGGGCCGCTCCACCGGCTTCCAGATCCAGAACCAGAACCCGCTGGCCGGCTACCCCGGTGTCCTGGGCGGCAAGACGGGGTTCACCGACGCCGCCCGGCACACCTTCGTCGCGGCCGCCGAGCGCGGGGGCCGGCGGCTCGTCGTCAGCGTCATGGCCACCGAGAACGTGCCGCTGCGCGCCGCCGACCAGGCCGCGCTGCTGCTCGACTGGGGCTTCGGCGTCCCCCCGTCGCTGGGCGGGGTGGGCACGCTGGTCGCCTCCGCCGCCGACGTGACGCCCGCGACGCCGAGCGCCGTCCCCTCCCCCGCCGGTCCCGCCGACGTGGCCGCCGGGCCGCCCGCGCCGTCCTCCCCGGCCTCGGGCGGCCCGCCGGTCCTCGGGGCGGTCGCGCTCGGCGCGGCGGCGGTCGCGGTGGTGGCCGCGACCCTCATCGGCCGGCGGCGGGCGATGCGGCCGGGGCGGCGCCGGACGCGGCCGGCACCGGGGGCTCCTCCTCCGGGGCGGCGGGGACCGCCGGCTGCAGGGCCGGGAGGGTCGCCGTCCACGCGGCGGTGA
- a CDS encoding cytidine deaminase, translated as MADVDWDALRGAAREAMTHAYAPYSRFPVGVAGLVDDGRVVTGCNVENASYGLGLCAECGMVSDLARTGGGRLVAVACVGGDGQPLMPCGRCRQLLWEHGGAEMLIETVSLGIVPMREVLPDAFGPDDLVAAAERGQG; from the coding sequence ATGGCGGACGTCGACTGGGACGCGCTGCGCGGCGCGGCCCGGGAGGCCATGACGCACGCCTACGCGCCGTACTCGCGGTTCCCCGTGGGCGTGGCCGGGCTGGTCGACGACGGCCGGGTGGTCACCGGCTGCAACGTCGAGAACGCCAGCTACGGCCTGGGCCTGTGCGCCGAGTGCGGGATGGTCAGCGACCTGGCCCGCACCGGCGGCGGCCGGCTGGTCGCGGTGGCCTGCGTCGGCGGCGACGGGCAGCCGCTGATGCCGTGCGGCCGCTGCCGCCAGCTGCTGTGGGAGCACGGCGGCGCCGAGATGCTCATCGAGACGGTGTCGCTGGGCATCGTGCCGATGCGCGAGGTGCTGCCCGACGCCTTCGGCCCCGACGACCTGGTCGCCGCGGCGGAGCGGGGGCAGGGCTGA
- a CDS encoding ABC transporter ATP-binding protein → MQQDSLLPTTRGLAAVPGREPDPDAAISVRGLVKRYGAATAVDGLDLDIRRGEIFALLGPNGAGKTTTVEICEGFRDRDGGEVRVLGTDPATGGRRWKAQLGIVLQSGAGDSQLTCRELLRAQASYFPDPRDPDEVLELVGLTEKARSRGRSLSGGQRRRLDVALGIVGRPTLLFLDEPTTGFDPEARRQFWSLIRSLRDLGTTMLLTTHYLDEAEALADRVGVIARGRLAEVAVPAELGGRGRAPAVVTWSEDGVRRSEATATPTAFVRDLATRFPGEVPDLAVARPTLEDVYLQMIGEDRA, encoded by the coding sequence GTGCAGCAGGACTCCCTCCTCCCCACCACTCGCGGGCTCGCGGCGGTACCCGGGAGGGAGCCGGACCCGGACGCGGCCATCTCCGTCCGGGGGCTGGTGAAGCGCTACGGCGCCGCGACCGCCGTCGACGGCCTGGACCTCGACATCCGGCGCGGCGAGATCTTCGCGCTGCTCGGCCCCAACGGCGCCGGCAAGACGACGACGGTGGAGATCTGCGAGGGCTTCCGCGACCGGGACGGCGGCGAGGTCCGCGTGCTGGGCACCGACCCGGCCACCGGCGGGCGCCGCTGGAAGGCGCAGCTGGGGATCGTCCTGCAGTCCGGCGCCGGCGACAGCCAGCTGACCTGCCGCGAGCTGCTGCGCGCCCAGGCGTCCTACTTCCCCGACCCGCGCGACCCCGACGAGGTGCTCGAGCTGGTCGGCCTGACGGAGAAGGCGCGGTCGCGGGGCCGGTCGCTCTCGGGCGGCCAGCGCCGCCGGCTCGACGTGGCGCTGGGCATCGTCGGCCGCCCGACGCTGCTGTTCCTCGACGAGCCGACCACCGGCTTCGACCCCGAGGCCCGGCGGCAGTTCTGGTCGCTGATCCGCTCGCTGCGCGACCTCGGCACCACGATGCTGCTGACCACCCACTACCTCGACGAGGCCGAGGCGCTGGCCGACCGCGTGGGCGTCATCGCCCGCGGCCGGCTGGCGGAGGTCGCCGTCCCCGCGGAGCTGGGCGGGCGGGGCCGGGCACCGGCGGTGGTCACCTGGAGCGAGGACGGCGTGCGGCGCTCCGAGGCCACCGCGACCCCGACGGCGTTCGTCCGCGACCTGGCCACCCGGTTCCCCGGCGAGGTGCCCGACCTGGCGGTGGCCCGGCCGACCCTCGAGGACGTGTACCTGCAGATGATCGGGGAGGACCGCGCGTGA
- a CDS encoding ABC transporter permease, which translates to MGLSLLGPVLAVLVALVISAVVIALIGQDPFEAFGVMVDLGTTPSQQVQSIVVILNRAVPLFLAGLAVAVAFRMGLFNIGVEGQYRLATILAAAVGAAVVLPGPLHVLLVVVVAMVVGALWAGIVGVLKVTRGVSEVISSIMLNFIALGLASFLLTGPLRGSPPGASIITTAEIPESGRFPSLNGLLTGLGLAAPRSGLYGFLLVAIVVGVVVAVLIKRTRFGFDLRATGLSPSAATASGVDARRMVVKTMLISGAIAGLIGLPDLLGSQYDYGTEFTAGLGFLGIAVALLGRSTPVGIALAALLFAFLDRAALPLQFADIPSSVVTIIQGTIVLAVVIANEIARRLALRSAERAGASAGPGPDGGGDGAASPPPGPDGGQQVRTGVPGDQQGARA; encoded by the coding sequence GTGGGGCTCTCCCTGCTGGGCCCGGTGCTCGCCGTCCTGGTGGCCCTGGTCATCTCCGCGGTGGTCATCGCCCTCATCGGCCAGGACCCGTTCGAGGCGTTCGGGGTGATGGTCGACCTCGGCACCACCCCGTCGCAGCAGGTGCAGTCGATCGTCGTGATCCTCAACCGGGCGGTGCCGCTGTTCCTCGCCGGCCTCGCCGTCGCGGTCGCGTTCCGGATGGGCCTGTTCAACATCGGCGTCGAGGGTCAGTACCGGCTGGCCACCATCCTGGCCGCCGCGGTCGGCGCAGCCGTCGTGCTGCCCGGCCCGCTGCACGTGCTGCTCGTCGTGGTCGTCGCGATGGTGGTCGGGGCGCTGTGGGCCGGCATCGTCGGCGTGCTCAAGGTGACCCGCGGCGTCAGCGAGGTCATCAGCTCGATCATGCTGAACTTCATCGCGCTGGGCCTGGCGTCGTTCCTGCTGACCGGCCCGCTGCGGGGCAGCCCGCCGGGCGCCTCCATCATCACGACCGCGGAGATCCCCGAGTCCGGCCGCTTCCCGAGCCTCAACGGGCTGCTCACCGGGCTGGGCCTGGCCGCGCCGCGCAGCGGTCTCTACGGCTTCCTGCTGGTCGCGATCGTGGTCGGGGTCGTGGTCGCCGTGCTGATCAAGCGGACCCGCTTCGGGTTCGACCTGCGCGCCACCGGCCTGTCGCCCTCCGCGGCCACCGCCAGCGGCGTCGACGCCCGGCGCATGGTCGTGAAGACCATGCTGATCTCCGGCGCGATCGCCGGCCTGATCGGCCTGCCCGACCTGCTCGGGTCGCAGTACGACTACGGCACCGAGTTCACCGCCGGCCTCGGCTTCCTCGGCATCGCCGTCGCCCTGCTGGGCCGCAGCACGCCGGTGGGGATCGCGCTGGCCGCGCTGCTGTTCGCCTTCCTCGACCGGGCGGCCCTGCCCCTGCAGTTCGCCGACATCCCGTCCTCGGTCGTCACGATCATCCAGGGCACGATCGTGCTCGCCGTCGTGATCGCGAACGAGATCGCCCGGCGGCTGGCACTGCGCTCGGCCGAGCGGGCCGGCGCCTCGGCCGGTCCGGGGCCGGACGGCGGCGGGGACGGCGCAGCGTCACCGCCTCCCGGCCCGGACGGCGGGCAGCAGGTCCGCACCGGTGTGCCCGGGGACCAGCAGGGAGCACGAGCATGA
- a CDS encoding ABC transporter permease, whose protein sequence is MSTTAPTRTGQPSRGPLTDLLTGGGRARRVLWVLVGLWVLFSLVRVVSGEQELTSSSTLRAALLLAVPIGLAALGGLWSERAGVVNIGLEGMMILGTWGAGWAGYQWGWAGAVIGGVVFGAAGGLLHAIATVTFGVDHVVSGVAINILAEGVVRFLSELLFNEDTGGGPTQSPSLGSDPPSFSLPVLSSGPDLLGDLERQHWFLVSDLAGLLRGLTSGVGLLTLLAVLLVPVSYLLLWRTAFGLRLRSCGENPAAADSLGVPVYRLKYLAVVVSGALAGLGGVFLVFVAGIYREGQTGGRGFIGLAALIFGNWRPGGLAAGAGLFGFADALQLRSQTAVVALLLLIAVLLAVLAVVQARRGRWLVAGIAGVFAAASLVGFLTIDRLPEGIVFFTPHLTTLLVLSLASQRLRMPKADGLVYRRGEH, encoded by the coding sequence ATGAGCACGACGGCGCCGACCCGTACCGGTCAGCCCAGCCGCGGCCCGCTGACCGACCTGCTGACCGGCGGCGGCCGGGCCCGGCGGGTGCTGTGGGTGCTCGTCGGCCTGTGGGTGCTGTTCTCGCTGGTCCGGGTCGTCTCGGGCGAGCAGGAGCTCACCTCGTCCTCGACGCTCCGGGCCGCGCTGCTGCTCGCCGTCCCCATCGGACTGGCGGCGCTGGGCGGGCTGTGGTCGGAGCGCGCGGGCGTGGTGAACATCGGCCTCGAGGGGATGATGATCCTCGGCACCTGGGGCGCGGGCTGGGCCGGCTACCAGTGGGGCTGGGCCGGCGCGGTCATCGGTGGCGTGGTCTTCGGCGCGGCCGGCGGTCTGCTGCACGCGATCGCCACGGTGACGTTCGGCGTCGACCACGTGGTCTCCGGCGTCGCGATCAACATCCTCGCCGAGGGCGTGGTCCGCTTCCTCTCCGAGCTGCTGTTCAACGAGGACACCGGCGGCGGCCCGACGCAGTCGCCGTCCCTGGGCAGCGACCCGCCGTCCTTCTCGCTGCCGGTGCTGTCCTCGGGACCGGACCTGCTCGGTGACCTGGAACGGCAGCACTGGTTCCTCGTCAGTGACCTGGCCGGGCTGCTGCGCGGGCTGACCAGCGGCGTGGGGCTGCTCACCCTGCTCGCCGTGCTGCTGGTCCCGGTCTCCTACCTGCTGCTGTGGCGGACGGCCTTCGGCCTGCGGCTGCGCTCGTGCGGCGAGAACCCGGCGGCCGCGGACTCCCTGGGCGTGCCGGTCTACCGGCTGAAGTACCTCGCCGTGGTCGTCTCCGGCGCGCTCGCCGGTCTCGGCGGCGTCTTCCTGGTGTTCGTCGCGGGCATCTACCGGGAGGGTCAGACCGGCGGCCGCGGGTTCATCGGCCTGGCCGCCCTGATCTTCGGCAACTGGCGTCCCGGCGGCCTGGCGGCCGGGGCGGGCCTGTTCGGGTTCGCCGACGCCCTGCAACTGCGCAGCCAGACCGCGGTGGTGGCGCTGCTGCTGCTCATCGCCGTCCTCCTCGCCGTCCTGGCGGTCGTGCAGGCCCGGCGCGGGAGGTGGCTGGTCGCCGGGATCGCCGGGGTCTTCGCCGCCGCCTCGCTGGTCGGGTTCCTGACCATCGACCGGCTGCCCGAGGGGATCGTCTTCTTCACCCCGCACCTGACCACGCTGCTGGTGCTGTCGCTGGCGTCCCAACGGCTGCGGATGCCCAAGGCCGACGGGCTCGTCTACCGGAGAGGAGAGCACTAG
- a CDS encoding thymidine phosphorylase encodes MAAFDAIDVLRAKRDGDRLTDEQIRWVIGAYTDGTIPDEQMSALLMAVFFRGMSAGELSVWTQAMIDSGERKDLSPLGRPTADKHSTGGVGDKTTLPLAPLVAACGVAVPQLSGRGLGHTGGTLDKLEAIPGWRADVHEEAYLRQLAEVGAVICAAGHDLAPADKKLYALRDVTATVESIPLIASSIMSKKIAEGADALVLDVKTGSGAFMKDPESSRELARTMVGLGGAAGVNTVALVTAMDRPLGRAAGNAVEVAESVEVLAGGGPADVVELTLALAREMLTGAGRPDVDPADALRDGRAMDVWRRMITAQGGDPDAPLPRPAERHVVTAPATGTLTRLDAYALGVAAWRLGAGRARKEDPVSAAAGVTWTATVGEQVTEGQPLLELHTDDAARIPRALEALEGAVGIDTGDEPLPLLLDRISA; translated from the coding sequence ATGGCCGCGTTCGACGCCATCGACGTGCTGCGCGCCAAGCGCGACGGCGACCGGCTCACCGACGAGCAGATCCGCTGGGTGATCGGCGCCTACACCGACGGCACGATCCCCGACGAGCAGATGAGCGCGCTGCTCATGGCCGTGTTCTTCCGGGGCATGTCCGCCGGCGAGCTCTCGGTGTGGACGCAGGCGATGATCGACTCCGGCGAGCGGAAGGACCTCTCCCCGCTGGGCCGGCCGACCGCCGACAAGCACTCCACCGGCGGCGTCGGCGACAAGACCACCCTGCCGCTCGCGCCGCTGGTCGCCGCCTGCGGCGTCGCGGTGCCGCAGCTGTCGGGCCGGGGCCTGGGCCACACCGGCGGCACGCTGGACAAGCTCGAGGCCATCCCCGGCTGGCGGGCCGACGTGCACGAGGAGGCCTACCTGCGGCAGCTGGCCGAGGTCGGCGCGGTGATCTGCGCGGCCGGCCACGACCTCGCGCCGGCGGACAAGAAGCTCTACGCGCTGCGCGACGTCACCGCGACGGTCGAGTCGATCCCGTTGATCGCCAGCTCGATCATGAGCAAGAAGATCGCCGAGGGCGCCGACGCGCTGGTGCTCGACGTCAAGACCGGGTCCGGGGCGTTCATGAAGGACCCCGAGTCCTCCCGGGAGCTGGCCCGCACGATGGTCGGCCTCGGTGGGGCGGCCGGCGTCAACACGGTGGCGCTGGTGACCGCGATGGACCGCCCGCTCGGCCGCGCCGCCGGCAACGCCGTCGAGGTGGCCGAGTCGGTGGAGGTGCTCGCCGGGGGCGGCCCGGCCGACGTCGTCGAGCTCACGCTGGCCCTGGCCCGGGAGATGCTCACCGGCGCCGGGCGCCCCGACGTCGACCCCGCCGACGCGCTGCGCGACGGCCGGGCGATGGACGTCTGGCGCCGGATGATCACCGCGCAGGGCGGGGACCCGGACGCGCCGCTGCCGCGGCCGGCCGAGCGGCACGTGGTGACCGCCCCCGCCACCGGCACGCTGACCCGCCTGGACGCCTACGCCCTCGGCGTCGCCGCCTGGCGGCTCGGCGCCGGCCGGGCCCGCAAGGAGGACCCGGTCTCGGCCGCGGCCGGCGTCACCTGGACGGCGACCGTGGGGGAGCAGGTGACCGAGGGGCAGCCCCTGCTGGAGCTGCACACCGACGACGCCGCCCGCATCCCGCGGGCGCTGGAGGCGCTGGAGGGCGCGGTCGGCATCGACACCGGTGACGAGCCGCTGCCGCTGCTGCTGGACCGCATCTCGGCCTGA